In the Topomyia yanbarensis strain Yona2022 chromosome 3, ASM3024719v1, whole genome shotgun sequence genome, one interval contains:
- the LOC131687826 gene encoding uncharacterized protein LOC131687826 yields the protein MTIGLGTMYSANSITSRSYVAKKNTDHNTRLVQYKKEKLGLRTVPRRTGSINHNDNYKINVAVVCNANRNKNHPVKPFGILNGVSLDSSNATTDSEFILTPLRIPNRFWNGFNWAAAGIKIKQQYGVQQKQIYDHLQKPNLTNSITEDAAIVAANSSSISTCSNKTADNVNRAAAIALYKANIALISNSCTHRSILTSAYITTWFKIAPTTGNVAKSGNISGRVISENTVSFKQVPSTQTVSMTISITPC from the exons ATGACGATCGGATTGGGTACGATGTACTCGGCAAACTCCATCACCTCGCGCTCGTACGTGGCCAAGAAGAACACCGACCATAACACCCGCCTCGTCCAGTACAAAAAGGAAAAACTAGGTC TCCGCACAGTACCGCGGCGCACCGGTAGCATCAATCACAACGACAATTACAAAATTAATGTAGCAGTTGTGTGTAAtgccaatagaaataaaaatcacccggtcaaaccattcggaattctgaatggGGTCAGTTTGGATtcttcaaatgcaacaaccgattccgaattcATACTGACTCCACTcagaattccgaaccggttctggaatgggtttaactggGCAGCAGCTGGCATCAAAATCAAGCAACAGTACGGTGTTCAACAGAAACAAATATATG ATCACCTACAAAAACCGAACCTCACAAATAGTATCACTGAAGATGCTGCAATCGTCGCAGCCAATAGCTCATCAATCTCAACTTGTTCAAATAAAACTGCCGATAACGTCAACAGAGCCGCTGCAATCGCACTCTACAAAGCCAACATCGCACTCATCAGCAACAGCTGCACCCATCGATCAATATTGACTTCAGCATATATTACGACTTGGTTCAAAATCGCACCAACTACCGGTAACGTCGCTAAAAGCGGGAACATCAGCGGCCGCGTAATATCGGAGAACACCGTTAGCTTCAAACAAGTGCCTTCAACGCAAACTGTCAGTATGACCATCTCCATCACTCCCTGTTGA